ACATTTATGCACTTGCTTAATTATGTGGCATTCATGCTCATCATTCAGTCTGTCACATACTTGTTTTGACAATTGACATTGTTTAAGATTATTATGGGATGGTAAGTTATACTTTTGAACCTACAAGGTTTACCAATGGTGATATTTGCATGTACATCACAAGCTTTATGAGTTGATTGCATTTCCTTTTGCCTTTTGCCAGGAAACATCTGTCTACTCTCTCTGGTTATCATGACCGGACTATTTTTTCCGTCCATTGGTCAAGGTAGGAAACATTTCTCTGTCTATCTCTTCACATccttgttttcattttttgatgtATTAGCAAGCATGATGATTTTAATCTGAACAGCACTATCTTGTCCATTTTGTCTAATTTATTGGATTTCTCATGCTCTTCTTTTTATGTTGTGAATGTTATAGGGATGGAATAATTGCCAGTGGTGCAGCTGATGATGCTATACGTTTATTTGTTGAAAGTGAAGATCACTTGGTACAGATTAACAATTGGACTTATATCACACATTCCTTGTCTGTGCTTGCTTTTAGCATTCTCCAAACTTATGCTGAAagcatgaattttttatttatcattctTGTCTCCATATATAATGACAATCTTGTTCCTTCGTCCTGATCAATGGATCTATATAGTTGAGTGCTGAAAAAGGCCGTTGCTGAGCAATAGTCATTTCTTTCTGATAAATGAACTTCCAGATCTATAAAGTGCAGAAGAGGGTGTACATCAAGCGagaaaattactattaatcGGAgtccaaatcaagaaaaaggaaagtaaTTCAGTTTCCAAATGCTTGCAGTCCTAGTGGGGGTAAACTGGTTTGAAGAGTCGTTTTGCCATCCATCTTGGGTATATGAGGACATGCATCTGAGATAAACCAACCTCAGTGCACTCTGATCTAGTCGTTTTACCATGCGTTCAGCATTTCTTTTGATAaagtttttatgctatttGAGAGTGTGTTTGTGCTGTGTGATTATGTTATGTATGGTCCTTGAGTTCATTTGTCTTTTagattttttccttatatttttttatcttgtatGTTGCACGCAGGTTGATGGACCTTCATACAAATTGCTTCTGAAGAAAGAGAAGGCTCACGAGATGGATGTAAATGCTGTCCAGTGGAGTTcaatggtaaatattttgataatatgaACATATCTATATACAGAGTAGAAAATTCTACTGCGTTATAGAATTAGTAACTTCATAATGGAATGGCATAAACCATTTCTTTCACAGAAATGCTTCCTTGATCCGATTAACACGATGCTCATTTTCCAAATCCTCTTCTTGGCTAAATCAAGAGAAATCACCATCAAAGCAATCGATGTACTGTACAATTTGTGCAAAATTACTTGTTTCCGCAGACTTTCCACAAAGAATCTCACATTCTATTTCCTTGGCTGTAACCTGACAGGAAGTAAACAGGCGTCTTGCATCTGCAAGTGATGATGGAACAGTCAAGATATGGGAATTTGCTGCCTCATCTGCACACAAGAAACTCCAATTATAGTTCCATGTTTGATCATCCAAACACCCGTGTTGTGAATTATTTCCCCTGTATTAGACGTTTCATCTTTTGTAATCTATACTCACCtttgatatttattagttaaaatcgGAGGGACAGAAATTTCTCAATGCCACTTTTCTATATTCTAAGCTATTTGCGCATTACATTTTGGTTGGGAATTAAGCCCCttaatattgcaaatatacaaattactcgtatgaaaaagaattagtaatttattctcatgtattttttaaattaagcagtataggggtaaattgttattttttttatagggaaataatttactcatttgtaatattatatgaggataaattgtattaaactCCATTTGGTTCTATGATCTCAGCTTGAAGTggaattaatgtaatatataagaattcCTTAACACGTCTCTCGCAAACTAAAATACAGGCTAAAATAAGTACGATGAcagattataatttattggtgTTCCCATAACACCAAAACCACTCGAAAGAAGAAACCTTGTCGCTTAATGAAAACCACTCGAAATCTTAAAGATAAGGCAAACCAATTATATAtccacaagaaaaagaaaataaaagttgaccttttcaattttcctCGGTTTTTAGCTTCAAATTCTTGCTCCATCATTTGattcatatcatatatatacctacCAAATAATCGTCTTGATTATATAATAACAGTTTAAGACCAAAACTATATTCTAACACGGCGGCGCAGCCAAGAAAATGTCATTCAACTGTCTAACTTTCATGCAACTAAATAAATCTGGTAATGATTTGTTTGCTGTAATAAAAATGTAgggaaggaagaagaagacatGATGCAGTAATTACTGTCTcatattcaaaatgaaaattactctaactcatcatcatcatcaacaactATTTTCTAGTGTGAGTGTAGTGGTGGAGTTGGATCTCCTTCCTTCCTCCACNNNNNNNNNNNNNNNNNNNNNNNNNNNNNNNNNNNNNNNNNNNNNNTGATACTGCTGTTCATCAGCGTGGCATCAAACGCCGTGCAATCGATCCAGTCTTTCAGCAACTCCTCCTGCCCCCACATCTCCGGTATCCAGACCCGACCCGCCACCTCCACCCGGTGCCTCTTCAGCCTCTCCCTCCCGCTGCTGTTAATCTCCTCTACTGTTGCCACCACCTCGCTTGGTGCAGTGGTAGTACTACTACTTGTATGAGCAGATGGCGTGGGGTTTATGAGCTCTTGTGGTTCCTGCAGAGCTGATCCCTCCTTCTCGGACTTACTCTCCTCCAATGATCCCTTTGTCTTCTCCGGTGGAACTAATAATGGGTTCTCGGATCCGGGTTGATGGTCTGCAGCTTTGGTGGGTTCGGATGGAAGCTGCAGCAATGGGTCGGAGTCTTTGGGAGGTGGCATGGTACTGGTCGGTTCTTTACCTTTTTGCatgagtaaatatatatagtgtggTTCAGTAGTTGAATCCGGAGAGATGCTAAGATGATTCTGGTGAGTATAGTGAAGGAGGGGAAGAAGATTAGAAGGAATAGAGAGAAaggttctttattttattgtgtgggaagaaaagaaggaaaatgaaatgaatggGAGTGTTTGTTTACACGTCAACAGAAAGTGTTCTTGCTTTGTATGGTAAGCGACAAGTGTACGTGTCTTCTTTTTTCAGATTTTAGGATTCAAATTTATGTGGTttcatgagagagagagagagagaagtttcatgagagagagaaatgatgatgatgatgatatgtTTCAAACAGAAAGGATTTTTGGTGTGGATGTGTGAGGTTGATGTTGATTTCAGAAGTTTGTGTGATTCTGATGATGTTTGGGCCTATGGGGATGGAGATTTTGATTTCATATAGGCATCAAATCATTTAATGGGAGATGGGAACTTGTTTGGAATTGAAAGGATGTTGACACAGATATTTCGTTTGTGCTAAAGCCTCCCAAACTTTAATGTCTGTACCCACCATTGCCCTATTACACCACCTCTAAGTCTAAGGTCCCTTATTCCACTTCTTTTTGCATACTGGCCCAATAATAGTTTAAAGGTAAAATTACGACATGTTATCTTGAAAGTTgccataattataactatttttaatatttaaaaaattacaaataccttctcgtattaataatcaattaataaaaattctattttgaaaaattacaaatacctcatgATATTAACAATCGATTAACAAAAATTCTATTATGATAGCTCATTGTATGATGTATTCGTTCAACGATTGTTAATTTTaggagatatttataatttttcaaacaacaaaaaaatatttatatttataacaaagtTCAAGAGGATCTGCTGTAATTCAccctatattaaaatttgtttaactTTGTAGATACCCGGAAAAATATTCAGAGAAAATTGAAACTGTGGTGCAAAATAAGCTCTAAGCTCCTCAGATTTATTACCACAGGATCTCCAAGTTATATCAACTGTTGCGCTCTATATGCAATGTTTTTTCAAGTGTCTAACTCATCATTCATACATCCAGATTATGTTTTATTCAGAACAAAAGAATGTGGTAAAGCTCCATCCTTCTCAAAGCTAAGTTTTCATATTGGATGTAACAGCCCAAAATCCTGTACAGACACACTCCGAAGGTGAGATCAAGTTGAAGACTACTAGATGTGATGCAGAATCTAACAAGGGAATTAAACTCTTGGATAGCGAGAGCGTCCTTTCTTCCTCAAGAACTCGGGGATTTCCACAGAACCACCTTCTAGAAAAGATGCGGGTCGCCTATTGAGACCAATGTTTGAATCTCCCTGTGGCAGCTGGTTTGCCTGCATCGTTTTCACAGGCCAACAAATGCTTAATAAAGATTTTAGTAAGGTATATGTGGTGGAGAGATGGATGTATACCTGGAGGGTTCTCCCATCACTCTCTCCTTGACGTTTAAAACCAGTGGCGATCAAAGTTATGCTAACCTGAATTATTAGCAGACAgaattgatcaaattttattgcatgtaAATGTCAGAGCCAACAACTTTTGCATAGTTCTGATCTATCAGAAACAACTTCTGCTCTGTTTCTCCATTCTATGCCTTCATAGCTCACTAATAACCCCACGTCCCTCCAGCTCCACAGGCcaagcaaaagaaatataggttaataataaaaacgCCCTTGAGGTTCGccttaattacataaaactaCCCCTTCAAGTTTCAAAGCACATTGATGACTTATAACCAATGTATGATGGAGAAACACAACTGGAACTAGGAAATGTCATTTATACCTTTTAAGTaagttgaaacaaaaaattaagaaaaagatcTGAAGATTAAACAAGAGATGATTTTTCCCcttaataagaaagaaaaaggaaatacaaCTTTCCAGGGTAGGGGGAGACTCGAATGGAATGTAGAGTGCATGGCAATTGGAATGGGATGTGGGAGTTGGTAACACTGGGTGTCTATGGGTTTAGGGTCTCAGGAGTTGGGACCAAGGAGGAGGTAATAATGTAGGGGGAGAGTGGGCTATGGAGCCGGGTGATGCCAAGTAGCCTAGATTGTAGTTGATGGGGGTTGGCCATGCAGGATGGATTGGGCTTGTTGGGGTGCCGGCACCAGGCTGGGGCCTGGGCAAAGGTGGTAAGTGGGTTGTGCATGCAGTGCGGAAGgagaagatttttttttcttccccttctttggttttctctaaattttctaaatcagAGAGAAcactttgaattaaaaaataatttaactatattataaaactattttcgattttatttatacaattgATTCCACATATGTTTCCTAGTTTTTAGTATGAAACTAAATTAACATCCAaacatttatttcaatttatgatacgtaatttaaattatcaaatttgcaCTAGACTCTGGTAATATGTAAGTGGAGGCAAATGTCAAGGATGGTGGATAGAGCAAACCTCAGGActggtttttgtaattaacccGATAATGTAATATTCACAGGAGAAGATGCTACTAACTGAAAAATGACTTAAGTGATCTGTGAATGCTTTTGACAAGCTCAAGTCTTTGCCCGTGAAATCATGTCAAGCTTTTGGGGAAATCATAATGCAGCCAAGTCCAGTTATTCTTTCTCTGATTAGGACGCTTTTGCAGCATTACTCAAGACAAATGGATGGATGGTGAAGGCAGCTGACAAAAATAGTCCTAAGTTTCTAGATTATAGTAGTCTTGAATAGATGAACTTACTTGACCACTTATTGATGGATCCACCACAGCACCAAAAATTAGGTTGGCACTTGGATCCACTAGATCATATATGACTTCTGCTGCAGCATTTACCTGCCATTTCACATTTCAAAACACATATAAAGTCCATAATCATGAACGGATAAATCATGTACAGATGAATATGAAATAGATATGTACCAATTTCTATCGTGAAGCATCATTGAGTATATACCTATACCATCTGTAAAGACATCTTTCCTATAACTCAAACCTAGCCAAGTGAGTAGGCTAAAAACTatgctttctttttatgtttcaATGGTTAGACTCTACCCAGTTAATACCCTGAAATGCACCATCTAAAAATAGGAGTAATAGGCTTTTCTCTCAAACTCCATGATATCATTAAGGCCAAAGGAAAGGATTACATAGGCCCTATAGCCAAGCATGTGGAAATACAGAGGTTTAACTGCACCCAGACATGAgcatgaaaaatatgtgaCAATCAATTCTACTTCACCCGCATAAGGCATTACCGTGAACTTACTCATGCTAGCATGGTGTTTCCTAATAGCAATTTCACTGTACAGACAGAGACAGGGTATGGCTGAAATGGTGAGTTTCCTATTACTCATTTTACATGCAGGAGATTCTCTTGTCATTACTCAATATCATATTTTGCGTCAGAATGATGTGAATGGAAAGAGGACACAGGCAAGAAGCTAAATATATGCAAGACATAAGTATCAGGAAAAGAAGTGCGAGGTGCAAAGAAGAAACGGTAGGGAGAGAGAGCATTAACCCACCTCAAACAATGTTAGATCACTGCCACCAGTTATGTTCCAGACTATTCCAGTAGCTCTCTCTATACCAATATCCAGTAAGGGAGACTGGATGGCATTTAAGGCGGCATCTGTAGCCCTGGTTTTTCCTGCATTTCAGCAAGCTAAAAATCAATGTTTGAAGTGTTAAAAAAGAATAGGGATGAATGGTGAGATAGCTTCAAGAGACCCAAGTAACAACACCATATGTGCTTTTAGGAAATAATACCAAAAAGAGGGGGAAAGAAAGAGGAGCAGAAGAAGGGAAGAGTACAAGCAACTTGCATCGAGACACAAAAATTCAGAGTTCATCCAGCAAGCAGCAAAAACATCAAACAAGCAACAATACCAGCAAGCAAGTGAAGTTAATGGCTTCTTGACGATACCTGTTGCAGTTCCAATTCCCATTAATGAAGAACCTGCATTAGCCATAATAGCTCTCACATCAGCAAAATCTACATTTACTAGTCCCGGGATCTGCAAGAAAGGCAAATGGATTACCACTTCTATCGCTTGCTTAAAATAGAAAAGGCAATCAATAAACTGttatacagaaaaatacacaataaatttaactaGAAAGTTCACTGCAAGGGTCCATATGGTCATTCAGGTACATAAACCACAAAGGTTCTCACTTTAGCATATTTATGTCTATAAACTTATATTGTCATTCAGGTATGTGGCTACTGAGTCTTCACATTCAAGCAGGTTAATGATAAACATAACATCAATTACACTTCATCACTccttaattttagataaagcAAGTTCACATTTCCCACAAAGATGAATTTATTATCAGCATAGTGTTCCTATTTTGGTTGAATGGATAACTTTCAGATATAAACCAGAAGATACAAAGATAAAACTCGCACATAATTCAATCCTTGGTAAAGCATAGTGGTCATTAACAATAAAAGATAACGCCTTTTGGAGCAATACCAAGATCTTGCTTTGGGCTAGTGAGTGCAGATAAATGCCAAACTAAAACAAACTACAAAGACTTaacaaacaaaacatataagcacacacatacaaaatCAACTTTGTTAGGCGTGCACTAGATCCACCATACCGTGATTATATCAGAGATACCACGAACTCCTTGTCTAAGAATATCATCAGCAAGATTAAATGCTTCTGTTACTGGTGTAGATGAGGATACTGCCTTCAAGAGTTTTTCATTAGGAATAACAATTAGGGTGTCAACATTTTCTCTTAGAGCAGCAATTCCTTCTAGGGCTTGAACAGTTCTTCGCTGTCCCTCAAAAGAGAATGGAGTAGTAACTATGCCAACAGTCAAGATACCCATAGACTTTGCAACCGCAGCTATTATAGGAGCTCCTCCAGTGCCTGTTCCCCCGCCCATTCCAGCCTGCAAGTTTTCCAAAATAAATGACTGAGACAAGCAGAAAGAGCAATTTATGATGCACAGAGATTATAATACTTGCTAGGTAGATGTCCAGAAAGGTAGATATCACTGTTTCCTTTTACACATTCTGacgagaaacttgaccctcTTGAGAAATGATTGTTCATTTCCAAACAAGTCAACAGCATAAGCCTTTGGGCAAGAAAATGTCTGAGATCCAGCTCAAACGAAGTTCTATTCCCATGCttggttttcttgatttatgacCACAGGTCACCAGAAAACTTACTGTCACAAAGACCATGTCTGCTCCATAAACTGCACCCTCTATAGCCTCTTTGCTTTCTTTAGCAGCATTCATCCCAACATCTGGGTTCCCACCAGCTCCAAGTCCTCTAGTCAGCTCTTGGCCAATCTGCAGTCGATGCTTAGGGAAGACCGGAGACATCTTCATGGCTTGGATATCGGTGTTAACAATCCAGAACTCAACCCCCTTCATTGCACTCTCTATCATACGGTTGACAGCATTTGAGCCACCACCTCCAACTCCAATAACCTTGATCTTGGCCTCATTATAATTGTTCAGAGTGGATGAGTCTCGCGGGCTCTCAGTAACACTTCCACTGGAACTATCCTGTCTCGGATTGATCATTGTAGAGTTTGTCTCACCTCCAAGCAATGCGATCTCAGGGTGTAGGTTCAGAAAAGGGTCCTTGCTTTGAAATTGATTAACACTGTGTGAGTTTGCTGAACATTTGAACTGTGGGAAACTTGAACCACCTTTTTTCCCAGCTGCTGGGAACCCATTCCTTTCTTCAACCATTTTCAAGGGAGAAACTCTTGCCCCATGAACAGTCAATACCCCTAACGGGCTTCGAATATCCAGAGGCGTGAAATATTGTGATGTGCATGTAGCCATTTATGAAATATCCAAGTCCCAAGTTGCTTTTATCTGACCAGAGCACCCTGGTTTGACAGAAATCTTACTGACTATATcccaatttacccttttttctttctcaatacctgtcaataaataaatcagcAAACTAAGGAGAACCGTCTGAAATAAGAATGTACCCACTTCAAAGCTTGTGAAGATACACTAATcctaagtataaaaaattagcaaaatagAAAACCTCAGAGGCAGTAAATTGAAAGCCAGATAAAAGTGTAATTCAGCACAACAGCATAAATCAATGCACGTAACAGCTACAAGCAAAAGAGCAACAACTACCACCAAGTAGC
This Sesamum indicum cultivar Zhongzhi No. 13 linkage group LG5, S_indicum_v1.0, whole genome shotgun sequence DNA region includes the following protein-coding sequences:
- the LOC105161813 gene encoding proline-rich transmembrane protein 2-like; the encoded protein is MQKGKEPTSTMPPPKDSDPLLQLPSEPTKAADHQPGSENPLLVPPEKTKGSLEESKSEKEGSALQEPQELINPTPSAHTSSSTTTAPSEVVATVEEINSSGRERLKRHRVEVAGRVWIPEMWGQEELLKDWIDCTAFDATLMNSTNKSLPDLFSCMKVRQLNDIFLAAPPC